In a single window of the Prochlorococcus marinus CUG1415 genome:
- a CDS encoding N-acetyl sugar amidotransferase, producing MDEIFDKKEDFFERNHIGFPKKVIRCKSCLLTNQKMVNSDQYLDNKNTKKETIKFYDGICSACLVNKLKKKIDYKEREKQLKEILSKYRSKNGDYDVLIPGSGGKDSFYASHILKYKYGMNPLTVTWRPHIYTEWGQHNFESWINTGVTNILYSPNPHIHRLLSRLALENLFHPFQTFGLGQQNLPAKIAKKFNIKLIFYGEDSAEYGSDAKNYFSYKGLGASNVKEAIDEIDESKIFLGGITIEELRERFDLKINQLDPYLPILSEELEDSKIIICKLGYFLKWRPQSNYYYASENSDFIPAPERTQGTYTKFNSIDDKLDDLFYWTGFIKSGLGRTTFDASQDIWNNEISRNEGLSLISKYEGEYPDRFEKEVFKYLSMNMESIKGLDYFKQKDLNRNYLFNLADNFRQAHIWNKNSIGEWQISYSDNNENNFEVSDWG from the coding sequence ATGGATGAAATTTTTGATAAAAAAGAAGATTTTTTTGAGAGAAATCATATTGGTTTTCCAAAAAAGGTAATAAGATGTAAATCCTGTTTATTAACCAATCAAAAGATGGTTAATAGTGATCAATATTTAGATAATAAAAATACTAAGAAAGAAACCATTAAGTTCTATGATGGTATATGTTCTGCGTGCTTAGTAAATAAATTAAAAAAGAAAATTGATTATAAAGAAAGAGAAAAACAATTAAAAGAAATACTCTCTAAATACAGATCTAAAAACGGTGATTATGATGTATTAATCCCAGGAAGTGGTGGTAAAGATAGCTTCTATGCAAGCCATATACTTAAATACAAATATGGGATGAATCCTCTAACAGTTACATGGCGACCACATATTTATACTGAATGGGGGCAGCATAACTTCGAATCCTGGATTAACACTGGAGTTACTAATATCTTATACAGTCCTAATCCCCATATTCACAGATTGCTGTCGAGATTAGCACTGGAAAACCTTTTTCATCCATTTCAAACCTTTGGTTTGGGTCAACAAAATTTGCCAGCAAAAATAGCAAAAAAATTTAATATTAAACTTATATTTTATGGTGAAGACTCTGCTGAATATGGTAGCGATGCAAAAAACTATTTTTCTTATAAAGGATTGGGAGCTTCAAATGTGAAAGAGGCAATAGATGAGATAGATGAATCAAAGATCTTTCTTGGTGGAATAACAATCGAAGAATTAAGAGAAAGATTTGATTTAAAGATTAACCAATTAGATCCATATTTGCCAATTCTTTCTGAAGAGCTAGAAGACTCGAAAATAATTATTTGCAAATTGGGGTATTTTTTAAAATGGCGTCCCCAAAGTAATTATTATTATGCTTCAGAGAATTCAGATTTCATTCCAGCTCCAGAAAGGACCCAAGGAACTTATACTAAATTTAACAGTATTGATGATAAGCTTGACGACTTATTCTATTGGACAGGATTTATTAAATCAGGTTTAGGAAGAACGACTTTTGATGCTTCTCAGGATATATGGAATAATGAAATTTCTAGAAATGAGGGCCTTTCACTAATTTCTAAATATGAAGGAGAATACCCTGATAGGTTTGAAAAAGAAGTTTTTAAATATCTTTCTATGAATATGGAATCAATTAAGGGTTTAGACTATTTCAAACAAAAAGATTTAAACAGAAATTATCTTTTCAATTTAGCTGACAATTTTAGACAAGCTCATATATGGAATAAAAATTCTATAGGTGAATGGCAAATTTCTTATTCCGATAATAATGAAAATAATTTTGAAGTAAGTGATTGGGGATAG
- a CDS encoding asparagine synthetase B family protein, whose product MCGFLTAISTKEIDENKFNEISLLSKHIEHRGPDDFFYYRDSIFVSFFYRLAIRDFSTKSRQPIESKNCRYILCFNGEIYNTEKEFKNSDTLYVLKILEKKGINGLNELRGMFSICIYDKKTKLIHLIRDHLGIKPLFFVSSEKTIGSKYENFFFICSEQKPLINLPFKKSIDEYQAIRYLKMGVSFDQKDTFFEHIKQIEPGTIFTINLENLNYSSVKLNKNLINLDLKSNFKFKSKHHSKFLKNIIKEHIISDSPVCSTISGGIDSTYVSTAIANVQEQECDAFTIKSNIFESEIKNDSDLYRVKNLKINTINCELENLSKNINNMVDNLSSPFASASWIFQDQLFNKISRKYNYKVLLVGEGADEIYSGYKRLVYPYLFCLEIENKLNEFEEIKSKFSEFLNLPIENINKNYLLFKNNLLKETDYEDQNYEYFFKSKLRVPMERYYPGIKSKECMKNINPETFYKSHLLNYIKRSDVPSSLYILDIISMKYGIELRVPFLDISLLEKVLEFSYKEHFKNGYNKNILREVSYLTPKSILENKVKKQRPCSTSKIMYDHLAKEFEELLNSENPLLENKKILDSFLLSKAKREEESSSIWFRIYTYLVFYNKFFSK is encoded by the coding sequence ATGTGTGGTTTTCTTACTGCTATATCAACTAAGGAAATAGATGAAAATAAATTTAATGAAATCTCTCTATTATCAAAACATATTGAACATAGAGGTCCTGATGATTTTTTTTACTATAGAGATTCTATTTTTGTTTCTTTTTTCTATAGATTAGCTATTAGAGATTTCTCAACGAAGAGCAGACAACCTATAGAATCAAAAAATTGTAGGTATATACTTTGTTTTAATGGGGAAATTTATAATACAGAAAAAGAATTTAAGAATTCAGATACACTTTATGTATTAAAAATATTAGAAAAAAAAGGTATCAATGGATTAAATGAACTTAGGGGGATGTTTAGTATCTGTATTTATGATAAAAAGACTAAACTTATACACTTAATAAGGGATCACTTAGGAATAAAGCCTTTATTTTTTGTTTCTTCAGAAAAAACAATTGGAAGCAAATATGAAAATTTTTTCTTTATTTGCTCTGAACAAAAACCTTTAATCAATTTACCTTTTAAAAAATCAATAGATGAATATCAAGCCATAAGATATTTAAAAATGGGAGTAAGTTTTGATCAAAAAGATACTTTTTTTGAGCATATTAAACAAATTGAACCTGGAACTATTTTTACAATAAACTTAGAAAATTTAAATTACAGTAGTGTAAAACTAAATAAAAATCTAATTAATTTGGATTTAAAATCAAATTTTAAATTCAAATCAAAACACCATAGTAAATTTTTAAAAAATATTATAAAAGAACATATAATTTCGGATTCTCCAGTTTGTTCGACAATATCTGGAGGGATAGATTCTACTTATGTTTCTACCGCAATAGCTAATGTTCAAGAACAAGAATGTGATGCTTTTACTATCAAATCAAATATTTTTGAATCAGAAATAAAAAATGACTCGGATTTATATAGAGTAAAAAATTTAAAAATAAATACAATAAATTGTGAATTAGAAAATCTTTCCAAGAATATAAATAATATGGTAGACAACTTATCTTCTCCTTTTGCCTCTGCAAGTTGGATTTTTCAAGATCAACTTTTTAACAAAATATCACGTAAATATAACTATAAAGTTCTTTTAGTTGGCGAAGGTGCTGACGAAATTTATTCTGGCTATAAGAGGTTAGTTTACCCATATTTATTTTGCCTTGAAATAGAAAATAAATTAAATGAATTTGAGGAAATAAAATCAAAATTTTCAGAATTTTTAAATTTACCAATAGAAAATATAAATAAAAATTATTTATTATTCAAAAATAATCTTTTAAAGGAAACGGACTATGAAGATCAAAACTATGAATACTTTTTTAAAAGCAAATTAAGGGTCCCCATGGAAAGATATTATCCAGGTATTAAGAGTAAAGAATGTATGAAAAATATAAATCCCGAAACTTTTTATAAATCACATTTATTAAATTACATTAAAAGATCTGATGTCCCATCATCATTATATATTTTAGATATTATTTCAATGAAATACGGTATAGAGCTTAGGGTCCCATTTTTAGATATAAGTTTGCTGGAAAAAGTATTAGAATTTTCTTATAAAGAGCACTTTAAGAATGGATATAATAAAAATATTTTAAGAGAGGTTTCTTATTTAACTCCAAAAAGTATCCTTGAAAATAAGGTCAAGAAGCAAAGGCCTTGTTCAACTTCGAAAATAATGTATGATCATTTAGCCAAAGAGTTTGAAGAATTACTTAATTCAGAAAATCCGTTATTAGAAAATAAAAAAATCTTAGATTCATTTTTATTATCTAAAGCTAAAAGAGAAGAAGAATCTTCTTCAATATGGTTTAGGATATATACTTATTTAGTTTTTTATAATAAGTTTTTTTCAAAATAA